The segment TGCTCCTCGACCTCCAGGACGAGCTCGCCCGGGCGCCGGCGATCCAGCAGGTCGAAGCGGTAGGCCCGCGCCGCGCCGTCCAGCTCGGCGCACAGGCGCTTCGCCTCCTCTTCCCGCGCGCGCCAGGTGAACGCGACCTTCCATCCGCCGGCGGCCAGGGCGCGGACCACCTCGCTGCCGATCCCTCGGCTTCCTCCCGTCACCAGAGCGACTTTCGATGTCGACATCGCGCATCACTCCATTCGGCTGTGGCGTCTGTTCACCGAATCCATTGAGCTCGCGCTGCTCTCGGCCCTGGCCCGTTCCGCGCTAGAATCACCTCGTAGCCTCTTTCCAATGCAAGCCGAATCCCACACACGACAACGACTGGCAAGGTGAGAAGTGTCAGCTGGCTATGTACGGCACTATAGATGAAGGCCGGCAAACCAACTTCCGTGAGCGTCCCCTTGTTACTAAGGTAGTGATGGTTGCCGTTGGACGATCGCCAGTCGGCCGTGCCGCCGATCACCGCGCAAACCGTCCAGAAAACCAGAAAATTCAGCATTGCGGCGCCACAAATTGCCTGGAGCAATCTGTTCCTGGCTGGCTTCATAGGATCCACAACTTCATGGGTCGTGGATGCGGCGCGCCACGCGTCCGTCAGGCGCTTTTCCCCCGTCCGTCAGGACGCTCTCTCCAGGAGGAGCCAGGCGGCCGCGCCGCCCGAAGCGAGCCCCGTGAGCAGGACGCGCGCCCGCTTCTCCGGCACCGCGCCGCGATGCGGCGAGAAGCCGATTTCGGGGTCGAGCTCCGGCGCCTCGGGGAACGGCGCAAGCGCCTTCCCTTCCAGGGCGAGCAGCCCCGCGGCGAGAATCCCGCCGCCATATTCTCCGGTGACCGCCTTGGGCGTCATTACCGGCGGAAGGGGCGCCTCACCCCAGACCGCCTTCAGGACGCGGGCTTCAAGAAGGTCACCGCGCTTTGCTCCCGAGGCTCCGGAGACGATCATGGAAATCCCGGCCGCTCCGCCGGCCGTCGCGAGGCCCGCCCGCAGCGCGGCGGCGAGCGCGTCGTGTCCCGTGCCCCAGTCGGTCACGCCGGCGGTGGCGTCGAACGCGGCGCCGCTCCACCTCACCCGCGCCAGGATCCTCGCGCCGCGGGCGCGCGCCGCATCCTCGCGCTCGAGGACGAGGAGGCTCGCGCCTTCCCCCGCCAGGATACCGTTGCGGCGCCGGTCGAGGGGCCGGGGCTGCTCGGCGAGCTTCTCCTCCGCCTGAGCCAGAGCCCCGAAGCGTCCCAGAAGGGCGTGCAGCAGCGGCGGAATCTCTTCGACGGCCCCGGCCAGCGCCCGGTCCACTCTCCCCTCCCGCACCGCCTGCGCGCCCCGCCCCACCGCGAGCAGCGGCCCCGCCTCCCGCTGGACGATCGTGACGTTCGGGCCGCGCGCGCCGACCGCGATCGCCAGCTGCGCCGCGGGGGTGTTCGCGACGCATTCCGAGAAGTAGAAGGGCTGGGCCGCCTCCGCCCCTTCGAGGAAGATCTGCCGCAACAGCTTCTCGGTGTTGTGGACGGGACCGAAGGCGGTGGCCAGGTAGACGCCGGCGCGGCCTCCCTCGGAGGCGACCGTCTCGATCCCGGCGTCCGGCAGCGCCATCTTGCCGGCAGCCACGGCCAGCTTGGAGGGAAAGCTCATCCGCCGGGCGGCGGCCGGGGGAATCCAGCGCGACAGGTCGGGCTCGCGGATCAGCGCGGCGAGCCGGGAGCCCCCTTCGCGGTGCCAGCCACCGCCGCGATCCACCTCCGAAGCGACCGGCTTGCCCGCGGCCAGCGCCTTCGCCAGCGCCTCGCGCCCGAATCCATAGGGACCGATCGTCCCGAGCCCGGTCACGACCGTCTCAATCGGCATCGCGATCCTCCGGGCGGGGACGGGAGAAGATGAGCGCGGCGTTCGCACCGCCGAAAGCGAGGCTGGTGGAGAGCGCATGACGCGCTCGCTTCAGCTTGAGCGGCGAGCCCAGGACCAGCTGCACGCCAATCGCCGGATCGGACTCCCCTTCGGCGGGCATCGGGTGGACCTCCCCGGCGACCAGGCAGAGGATCGTCGCCACCGCCTCGACCGCTCCGGCCGAGCCCAGCAGGTGCCCGACCAGCGACTTGGTGGAAGTCACCGGAAGCTCGCGCGCCCGCTCGCCGAACACGGAGGCGAGCGCTTCGCATTCGGCGAGGTCGTTCAGCGGCGTTCCCGTTCCGTGGGCGTTGACGAAATCGATCTCGCCGGGATCGAGCTGGGCGTCGGCCAGCGCGGCGCCGATCGCCTCCGCCGCGCCGGCCCCGAGAGGATGAGGGGCGGTCATGTGATAGGCGTCACAGGTCGCCGCCTCGCCGGCCGCCACCGCGAGCGGCCGGGCCCCGCGCGCCAGAACGCGCTCGAGCGGCTCGAGCACGATCACGCCGGCGCCCTCGCCGATCGACAGCCCGGCGCGATCCTTGCGAAAGGGGCGGCAGGGGCGCTCGTCGACCGACCTCAGGGCGTTGAATCCGGCGTAGGTGAGGCGGCAAAGCGAGTCGGATCCTCCCGTAATCGCCGTTTCGACCTCGCCCGAGCGGACGGCGCGGAGGGCGTCGCCGATCGCCATCCCGCCCGAAGCGCACGCGGCGGAGACGGTCTGGACGGGGCCGCCGATTCCGATCTCGCGCGCCACCGCGTCGCCCGGGGCGTTGTATTGCTGCGGGGCGAGAATGCTCATCCGCGGGAGTCTCCGGCGCGCGCCCCCTTCGGCGGCCAGCAGCGCCTCGAAGTAGCGCTCGTTCTCGAGCATCCCGCCCGTGCTGCTGCCGAAATAGACGCCGGCCCGCCGCGTCCAGTCGCCGCCGCCGAGCCCCGCCTGCGACAGCGCCTCGCGGGCGGCGCAGACGGCGTAGCGATCGGCGAGGGAGATGCGCGCCGGTTTGCCGCGGGGCCGCGGCGCGGCGCGGGCGAGATCGACCTGGGCGGCGACATGAGTGCGATAGCCCGAATGGTCGAAACGATCGAACGGACCGATGGAAGTCTTGCCGGATCGCAGGCCGTTCCAGGTGGAGGGGACGTTCCAGCCGAAAGGAGTTACCGCGCCGAGCCCGGAGACGACGACGGTGCGGGGACGGGCAGGGGCGCGATCAACTCGCGGCATCCGCGTTCCCCGCGGCGGCGAGGCGTCGCTCGATGAAGGCCGCCAGAGCGCCGACGGACGCGAACGCCTCCCGGCCGACCTCGTGGCTCTGAATCGGAATCTTGAACTCTTTCTCGAGCGCGACGACCAGCTCGAGGGCGTCGACGGAGTCGAGCCCGAGGCCTTCTCCGAAGAGCGGGGAGTCGTCGGCGATGTCGGAAGGAGCGAGCCCATCCAGACGGAGGGCGCTTACCAGGAGGGACTTGATCTTCGAGCGAATCGTCGGACTTTCCGGCATCTCTTGACCCTGCCCGTCCGGCGGCGTTAGGCTCAGACGCCCGTTTCCACGAAAAGGTGAAGGAGTATAGCACGGATCCCCTCGTCGCCAAGCCCGAGACGCCGCTGCTTCGCCCCGCATCCCGCTCCTGGCGAGCCTCCGCGCTGATGCGCGTTTCGGCGGGGATGCACGCGGGGGCGCTCGGGACGCTGATCTTCGCCCCGCGCGCCTGGCCGGGCGTTCTCGGGGCGATCGCCGCCGATCACTTGACCGTGGTCGGCGCCGGCCTGCTGCCGCGCAGCGCCTGGCTGGGCCCGGTTCTCGTGCGCCTCCCGGGCCCCGCCGAGGCCCGGCGGGAGATCGCCCTGACGTTCGACGACGGCCCCGATCCGGCGACGACGCCCCGGATTCTCGATCTCCTCGAGGCGAGAGCGGCCCGCTCGACCTTCTTCTGCATCGGCCGCCGAGTCGAAGAGCGCCCGGAGCTTGCCGCCGAAATCGTCCGGCGCGGCCATCGGGTGGAGAACCACTCCTACCGGCACCCCGCTGGCTTCTGGTTCCTGCCGCCGGCGGCGCTGCGCGCCGAGATCGAGCGCGGCCAGGAGGCGATCGCCGGGGCGGCGGGCCGGGCTCCGCGGCTCTTCCGGGCCCCGGCCGGCATCCGGAGCCCCCTTCTCGAGCCGGCGCTCGCGCAGGCCGGGCTCGATCTGGTGGCCTGGACGCGGCGCGGATTCGACACCGTGACGGGGAAGTCGGAGGCGGTCCTGGGCCGGCTGCTTCGCGGCCTCTCGCCCGGCGACATCCTGCTCCTCCACGACCGGGCCGCCCGGCGCACGGCCTCCGGTTCCCCCGTCGTCCTGGAAGTGCTCCCGCGCCTGCTCGACGCCATCGACGCGGCGGGACTCAAGCCGGTGCCGCTCGGACCGCCGGCGCCGGGGCTCGAGCGATTGCCGGCCGCCCGATGAGACCCGCCGGCCTGGGGCGAGGCGGCGCTCCGGTCATGCCGGCCTGAAGCCTCGCCTCGACGGAGAGGCTCGGCCGGCGGCGCCAGGACCGAATCCCGCCCGGAAGGCCTCAGCGGCCCGCCTTCGGCTCCAGGATCCCCTTCAGATCCATGATCGTGTTCTGGTCGGAGATGATCACCGAGATCTTGTCGGAGAGCTTGTCGACGTAGAGGTACTTGATGTAGTTCGGATTCCGTTGCAGGGCCTGGGTCACCGTCTCGATCGCCCGCGCCCTTCCTTGGGCCTCGATCACCTTGCGCTCCGCCTCCCGCTGCTCCTTTTCCAGCACGTACTTCATCTGCTCGGCCGCCTGCTGGGCGATCTGCTTCGCCTCGATCGCTTTGGCGAAATCGTCGGTGAAGCGGACGTCCCGGAGGACCACCTCGTCGATCAAGAAGCCGTCCTTCTCCACCAGCTGCTTGATCTTGGCGTTGATTTCGTCCTGGATGGCGGAGCGCTTGGAGGAATAGACGTCCATCACGGCGTACTCGGAGATCACCAGCCGGATCACCGACCGCACCGCCGGGCGGATGATTTTCTCCTCGTAGTCGGGGCCGATCCGCTGGTGGATGTCCACCACCCGGTCCGGCTGCAGGTGGTGCCAGACGGTGATGTCGATACCGACCTGAAGCCCTTCCCGGGTCGGGGACCAGAGCGAGTCGTCGACCTGC is part of the Candidatus Polarisedimenticolia bacterium genome and harbors:
- a CDS encoding beta-ketoacyl synthase N-terminal-like domain-containing protein, producing the protein MPIETVVTGLGTIGPYGFGREALAKALAAGKPVASEVDRGGGWHREGGSRLAALIREPDLSRWIPPAAARRMSFPSKLAVAAGKMALPDAGIETVASEGGRAGVYLATAFGPVHNTEKLLRQIFLEGAEAAQPFYFSECVANTPAAQLAIAVGARGPNVTIVQREAGPLLAVGRGAQAVREGRVDRALAGAVEEIPPLLHALLGRFGALAQAEEKLAEQPRPLDRRRNGILAGEGASLLVLEREDAARARGARILARVRWSGAAFDATAGVTDWGTGHDALAAALRAGLATAGGAAGISMIVSGASGAKRGDLLEARVLKAVWGEAPLPPVMTPKAVTGEYGGGILAAGLLALEGKALAPFPEAPELDPEIGFSPHRGAVPEKRARVLLTGLASGGAAAWLLLERAS
- a CDS encoding beta-ketoacyl-[acyl-carrier-protein] synthase family protein, whose product is MPRVDRAPARPRTVVVSGLGAVTPFGWNVPSTWNGLRSGKTSIGPFDRFDHSGYRTHVAAQVDLARAAPRPRGKPARISLADRYAVCAAREALSQAGLGGGDWTRRAGVYFGSSTGGMLENERYFEALLAAEGGARRRLPRMSILAPQQYNAPGDAVAREIGIGGPVQTVSAACASGGMAIGDALRAVRSGEVETAITGGSDSLCRLTYAGFNALRSVDERPCRPFRKDRAGLSIGEGAGVIVLEPLERVLARGARPLAVAAGEAATCDAYHMTAPHPLGAGAAEAIGAALADAQLDPGEIDFVNAHGTGTPLNDLAECEALASVFGERARELPVTSTKSLVGHLLGSAGAVEAVATILCLVAGEVHPMPAEGESDPAIGVQLVLGSPLKLKRARHALSTSLAFGGANAALIFSRPRPEDRDAD
- a CDS encoding phosphopantetheine-binding protein — translated: MPESPTIRSKIKSLLVSALRLDGLAPSDIADDSPLFGEGLGLDSVDALELVVALEKEFKIPIQSHEVGREAFASVGALAAFIERRLAAAGNADAAS
- a CDS encoding polysaccharide deacetylase family protein is translated as MKEYSTDPLVAKPETPLLRPASRSWRASALMRVSAGMHAGALGTLIFAPRAWPGVLGAIAADHLTVVGAGLLPRSAWLGPVLVRLPGPAEARREIALTFDDGPDPATTPRILDLLEARAARSTFFCIGRRVEERPELAAEIVRRGHRVENHSYRHPAGFWFLPPAALRAEIERGQEAIAGAAGRAPRLFRAPAGIRSPLLEPALAQAGLDLVAWTRRGFDTVTGKSEAVLGRLLRGLSPGDILLLHDRAARRTASGSPVVLEVLPRLLDAIDAAGLKPVPLGPPAPGLERLPAAR
- a CDS encoding prohibitin family protein — encoded protein: MGVALFLALLLLAAVAAQLLRRRGITVLRPDGRRQLPAPGSLIRWLVLAALLLVLLLSIPASIRVVPVGHALVVFNTLSKSFRLARQGVTLVPPFITQSQVYDLRRLEYTMAGARGEGRRSQVDDSLWSPTREGLQVGIDITVWHHLQPDRVVDIHQRIGPDYEEKIIRPAVRSVIRLVISEYAVMDVYSSKRSAIQDEINAKIKQLVEKDGFLIDEVVLRDVRFTDDFAKAIEAKQIAQQAAEQMKYVLEKEQREAERKVIEAQGRARAIETVTQALQRNPNYIKYLYVDKLSDKISVIISDQNTIMDLKGILEPKAGR